The following coding sequences lie in one Gadus macrocephalus chromosome 1, ASM3116895v1 genomic window:
- the birc7 gene encoding baculoviral IAP repeat-containing protein 7: MTHDRSSMFRNLEKRRMRREGERLRTFLNWPADAPVTSGDLAKAGFFYLGSGDKVQCYCCGGVLRYWVHGDTPSVDHKRYFPTCGFMLGGDVGNIPLVVAPGSSDSVDGQLVSQLQRMTVDDQAAAGHAVYPEMEAEDARLTTFHNWPPGASVQPDVLSRAGFFYTGHGDNVKCFFCDGGLRNWEPGDDPWQEHAKWFPRCEFLLRSRGQGYVSTIQDSHFHHSETVGGSQTPVSRDISSRNDVVAGLGGSSAMLSPVVQTVLRMGFQASLVESLVQTKYLLSGQHYTSVSDLVTDVLQAEGEERQRDPQSREPEVHQGPSTGTLRTRAPIKEKAVDPTPEELLRQLQEERTCKVCMDKPVSIVFIPCGHLVVCSDCATSLRHCPICRASIRGSVRAFMS, encoded by the exons ATGACCCATGACAGGAGCTCGATGTTCCGTAATCTGGAGAAGCGACGAATGCGTCGTGAAGGAGAAAGGCTTCGAACTTTTCTGAACTGGCCCGCTGACGCACCGGTCACCTCTGGGGATCTGGCCAAAGCGGGGTTCTTCTACCTGGGTTCCGGAGATAAGGTCCAATGTTATTGTTGTGGCGGGGTTCTGAGGTACTGGGTTCACGGAGACACCCCTTCTGTCGACCACAAAAGGTATTTTCCAACTTGTGGTTTTATGTTGGGCGGAGACGTGGGGAATATTCCGCTGGTGGTCGCCCCTGGGTCCTCGGACTCCGTTGACGGTCAACTGGTGAGCCAGCTGCAGAGGATGACTGTGGACGACCAGGCAGCGGCCGGACATGCGGTTTACCCTGAAATGGAGGCAGAGGACGCCCGGCTTACAACCTTCCACAACTGGCCCCCCGGGGCCTCAGTCCAGCCAGATGTACTCTCCAGGGCAGGGTTTTTCTACACAG GGCACGGAGACAATGTTAAATGTTTCTTCTGCGACGGTGGTCTCAGGAACTGGGAGCCCGGCGATGACCCCTGGCAGGAACATGCTAAGTGGTTCCCAAG ATGTGAGTTCCTGCTACGGTCCAGAGGGCAGGGTTACGTCAGCACCATCCAGGACTCTCACTTTCATCACAGCGAGACCGTG GGTGGATCACAGACTCCTGTATCTCGAGACATCAGCTCACGGAATG ACGTGGTGGCCGGTCTGGGGGGTTCCTCCGCCATGCTGTCCCCCGTGGTGCAGACCGTGCTGCGCATGGGCTTCCAGGCCAGCCTGGTGGAGAGCCTGGTCCAGACCAAGTACCTCCTGAGCGGGCAGCACTACACCTCAGTTTCCGACCTGGTGACGGATGTGCTGCAGGCCGAGGGGGAGGAGCGACAGAGAGACCCGCAGAGCAGAG AGCCAGAGGTACACCAGGGCCCCAGCACTGGAACACTGAGGACCCGGGCTCCCATTAAAGAGAAAG CTGTGGACCCCACTCCCGAGGAGCTGCTGAGGCAGCTGCAGGAGGAGCGGACCTGCAAGGTGTGCATGGACAAGCCCGTGTCCATCGTCTTCATCCCCTGCGGCCACCTGGTGGTGTGCAGCGACTGCGCCACCAGCCTGCGCCACTGCCCCATCTGCAGAGCCAGCATCAGGGGCAGCGTTCGGGCGTTCATGTCCTGA